In Scomber japonicus isolate fScoJap1 chromosome 7, fScoJap1.pri, whole genome shotgun sequence, one genomic interval encodes:
- the LOC128362058 gene encoding interferon-induced protein with tetratricopeptide repeats 1-like yields MSAAQSQSTLEAKLKALQCHFTWDIDTSRSKLFRLKDKMEDIGTDDGNSWLGHIYNLHGYIQYQLGSTEDARRFFSKATEAFRQSRKVSDEGPWLVVNYGNLAWLHHKLGEQAESQTYLSKVDTLLKEYPSPSQDELHPEVYAEKAWTLMKFGKDKKVLVADYFQRAIRMQPDMVEWHTSHVIALLNALKHCDKPLEEEILEKMRMAKEQDPENLYLAALDLEQRARREERIEDEARELARKVLENPVSSYSGMKALIRVYKNYVSVDEAIDLAEEALEKHPDERFLKRCAALCYKWRILFFRDSPAKPSMIDKAISLHKEVISLYPHASLVKKIDLANVCAKSNQGLAKAGQIYQELLEMDLEPADKQLLYNGYAKYLNFDLRDYNKSIEYHMKAAAIPEQSFFRENSIKVLKKIKERNRSRKCRDIEKFLAKLDL; encoded by the exons ATGAG TGCTGCTCAGAGTCAGTCAACACTGGAGGccaaactgaaggccctgcAGTGCCACTTCACCTGGGACATTGACACCAGCAGGTCCAAACTTTTCCGTCTCAAGGACAAAATGGAGGACATCGGCACTGATGATGGAAACAGCTGGCTGGGTCACATTTACAACCTGCACGGATACATTCAATACCAGCTGGGCTCCACTGAAGATGCCCGGCGTTTCTTCAGTAAGGCCACAGAGGCCTTCCGCCAGTCAAGAAAGGTCTCAGATGAAGGTCCCTGGTTGGTGGTGAACTACGGGAacctggcttggctgcaccacAAGCTGGGAGAACAAGCAGAGAGTCAGACTTACCTGTCAAAGGTCGACACCCTGCTGAAAGAATACCCATCTCCATCCCAGGATGAGCTCCATCCAGAGGTCTATGCTGAAAAAGCCTGGACCCTGATGAAGTTCGGCAAAGACAAAAAGGTGCTTGTTGCAGATTATTTCCAGAGAGCCATCAGGATGCAGCCGGACATGGTGGAGTGGCACACTAGTCATGTGATAGCGTTACTTAATGCTTTAAAGCACTGTGACAAACCACTGGAAGAAGAGATCCTGGAGAAAATGAGAATGGCCAAGGAACAGGATCCAGAGAATTTGTACCTTGCTGCTCTCGACCTTGAGCAGCGTgctaggagagaagaaagaattGAAGATGAAGCACGTGAGTTAGCCAGAAAGGTTTTGGAGAATCCTGTCAGCAGCTACAGTGGTATGAAAGCACTGATAAGGGTTTACAAAAACTATGTATCTGTTGATGAAGCTATTGATTTGGCAGAGGAGGCTCTGGAGAAACATCCAGATGAACGTTTCCTGAAGAGGTGTGCTGCTCTCTGCTACAAATGGAGGATCCTATTCTTCAGAGACAGCCCTGCAAAGCCAAGCATGATAGACAAAGCAATCAGTCTCCATAAAGAAGTGATTTCTCTTTACCCTCATGCGTCACTTGTGAAGAAAATAGATCTCGCAAATGTATGCGCAAAGTCAAATCAGGGTCTTGCTAAAGCTGGGCAGATTTACCAGGAGCTGCTAGAAATGGATCTGGAACCTGCAGACAAACAGCTGCTTTACAACGGCTATgcaaaatatttaaactttgaTCTACGAGATTACAACAAGTCAATTGAATATCACATGAAGGCGGCAGCGATACCGGAACAATCCTTCTTTCGGGAGAACAGCATCAAAGTTCTGAAgaagattaaagaaagaaacaggagcCGAAAGTGTAGAGATATAGAGAAGTTCCTGGCCAAGCTGGACCTCTAG
- the LOC128362349 gene encoding interferon-induced protein with tetratricopeptide repeats 2-like, with protein MWDDSAQSQSTLEAKLKALQCHFTWNIEHNSKFYRIKDKLKDIGTDEGNSWLGHIYNLQGYIHYQLKLKKDALCFLKKATEAFRQSKVSDEGPWLVVNYGNLTWLHHKLGEEAESQTYLSKVDTLLKEYSSPSQDELHPEIYAEKAWTLMKINQDKNELAADYFQRAIRMQPDMVEWHTSYVIGLVKAHKYGETPLEEEILEKMRMAKERDPENLYLAALELEQRALREERIEDEARELARLILRNPVSSYSGIKVLLWVYSEHISVDEAIALAEEALEKYPDVRYLKWCAALCYKWKILPDRHSHESTIHRAVNLHKEVISLYPNPSSSLVKKIALANLYAKSRDGLAKAEQTYQELLATKLELAERQMLYSYYAKYLYFNRKDNRKSIEYYMKVAKIPLDNYFQRKSIEALENFKDRNPGSPMVREIEKFLDKLRLQKS; from the exons ATGTGGGATGA TTCTGCTCAGAGTCAGTCAACACTGGAGGccaaactgaaggccctgcAGTGCCACTTCACCTGGAACATCGAACACAACAGCAAATTTTACCGTATTAAGGACAAGCTGAAAGACATCGGCACCGACGAGGGAAACAGCTGGCTGGGTCACATTTACAACCTGCAGGGATACATTCACTACCAGCTGAAATTGAAAAAAGACGCCCTGTGTTTCCTCAAAAAGGCCACAGAGGCCTTCCGCCAGTCGAAGGTCTCTGATGAAGGTCCCTGGTTGGTGGTGAACTACGGGAACCTGACTTGGCTGCACCACAAGCTgggagaagaagcagagagtCAGACTTACCTGTCAAAGGTCGACACCCTGCTGAAAGAATACTCATCTCCATCCCAGGATGAGCTCCATCCAGAGATCTACGCTGAAAAAGCCTGGACCCTGATGAAGATCAACCAAGACAAAAACGAGCTGGCTGCAGATTACTTCCAGAGAGCCATCAGGATGCAGCCAGACATGGTGGAGTGGCACACCAGCTATGTGATAGGGTTAGTGAAGGCTCATAAGTATGGCGAAACACCACTGGAGGAAGAGATCCTGGAGAAAATGAGAATGGCCAAGGAACGGGATCCAGAGAATTTGTACCTTGCTGCTCTCGAGCTTGAGCAGCGTGCTCTGAGAGAAGAAAGAATTGAAGATGAAGCACGTGAGTTAGCCAGACTGATTTTGAGAAATCCTGTCAGCAGCTACAGTGGTATAAAAGTGTTATTATGGGTTTACAGTGAGCACATATCTGTTGATGAAGCTATTGCTCTGGCAGAGGAGGCTCTGGAAAAATATCCAGATGTACGTTACCTGAAGTGGTGTGCTGCTCTCTGCTACAAATGGAAGATCCTTCCTGACAGACATAGTCATGAAAGCACAATACACAGAGCAGTCAATCTCCATAAAGAAGTGATTTCTCTTTACCCTaatccatcatcatcacttgTGAAGAAAATAGCCCTCGCAAATTTATATGCAAAGTCACGTGATGGCCTGGCTAAAGCTGAACAGACTTACCAGGAGCTGCTAGCAACCAAACTGGAACTTGCAGAAAGACAGATGCTTTACAGCTACTATGCAAAATACTTATACTTCAATCGAAAAGATAACCGCAAGTCAATAGAATATTATATGAAGGTGGCAAAGATACCACTAGACAACTACTTTCAAAGAAAGAGCATTGAAGCTCTGGAGAATTTTAAAGATAGAAACCCAGGGAGCCCAATGGTTAGAGAAATAGAGAAGTTCCTGGACAAACTGAGACTTCAGAAATCCTAA